The following DNA comes from Spirulina major PCC 6313.
CATTGCCGGGGCCGCCTTGGGGATTATGGGGTATCTCGCCTATCGCACCGCTAGTCTGCGCTCGATTTTTAGCCGCTATGTCAGTGATGAAATTGTCGCGACGCTGCTTGAAACCCCGGCCGGTTTGAATTTGGGTGGCCAGCGTCAAGAGGTGTCGATCTTAATGTCGGATCTGCGGGGGTTTTCTAATATTTCTGAACGGTTTTCCCCGGAACAGGTGGTGGCTCTCCTCAACATTTACCTTGAGGAGATGACCGATGTGATTAACCAGTACGGTGGCACGATTAATGAATTCATCGGGGATGCGATTTTAGTCCTGTTTGGCGCACCAACATCACGACCCAATGATGCGGAGCGGGCGGTGGCCTGTGCGATCGCGATGCAGTTGGCCATGCCCCGCGTTAATCAACGCCTCCAAGCCGCCGAGCTACCCACGATCCAAATGGGAATTGGGATTAATACCGGGTCGGTGGTGGTGGGGAATATTGGCTCGGCAAAATATGCCAAATGGACTGTGGTGGGCAGCCAGATTAACCTTGCATCGCGGATTGAGTCCTATACCGTTGGGGATCAGGTGCTCATTTCTTGGTCAACCCTCACCGCTGTCATTCCTCCTTTAACCGTGTGCCAACAGCGGGAAGTGCACCCCAAGGGCTTTGATACCGCCGTCACGCTCTATGACGTGACGGGCATCGGTGCGCCCTATGATTTAGCCCTGCCTCAGAAACGGGAGCCGTTGGTGTTGTTGCGATCGCCGATTCCGGTGCAATGCACCATGATTCAAGACAAAGATATTAGTGACCATCAATTCAGGGCGGAAATTGTCCGCATCAGCACCAACGCCGCCCAACTCCAAACGGAATTTGTCCCGGAGTTACTCTGCTCGCTCCAGTTGGCCTTCGCGTCACCCCTCACGCCCCTCTATGCAAAAGTCACGGTTCTCGACGCTCCCACCCAAACCATCCAAGTGCAATTCACCGTTGTGCCCCCCCGTGTGGAAAAATTTATCCAAGCGGCGATTCATCATAGCCAGTCGAGGGCGTGAGGCGATCGCCCCCTTCCTTTCGCAATCAAGACCTTGAATCTACCCACTTGGATCACTGTTTCTCGCCTCGCTGGTGTGCCGTTTCTGCTCTACTGGCTCTATATTCCCACGGCCTCCCATCGCTGGTGGGCGGTGGGGGTGTTTCTCCTCGCCGCTGGTACAGATTGGCTCGATGGCTATCTCGCCCGTCGCCTCAACCAAGTGACAGATTTGGGGAAATTTCTTGATCCCCTGGTGGATAAGCTCTTGGTGTTGGCTCCCCTGTTGAGTTTGGTGGCAATGGGGTTGATTCCAGCCTGGGGAGTGTTTTTGATTTTGGGGCGAGAATTAGCGATCGCCGGTTGGCGCGTCAATCAAACCCAAATTTCCGGGGCGAATCTTTGGGGCAAGGCGAAAACCGTGGTGCAGATTATCGCGATCGCCCTGCTGATCGCCCCCTTACCCGCCCCCTGGCCCATCATTGCCCAACTCATTTTTTGGATCGCCGTTCTCCTCACCCTGATCTCTGGCGCGATCTATCTCTGGCCGCGTCCTAGCACCGACCCTTCCCCCTAAGCTCGATGCGCTCCTCAATCAATCCTCAGGGATTGCGATCGCTCTTGTTCACCCTTCGACAGTAACCCCTCATCACGTTCACTAAACGAGGCGAACTTGGGTTTGAGGATGGGTGAGGTGGCTCACGTCGCTGCCGTCGTGAATTAACTGCCATGGGGAATCCTGTCGCTCCAACTGCACTAAACAACAAAGAGAGGCGTGAATCTTGGGGCGATCGCTCAATAACCCCCAGGACGCACCCACCACCGATGCACCATGGCCCACCAGGAGCAGATTTTCCGTCGGGAACCGTGCCACGATGCGCCGCGCCGCTTCGCCTGCCCGTTCGATGAGTTGGTCTTGGGTTTCGGGAAAGGTAGGGAGGAGACAGGGGGGATAGGTGGGGTCAATTTCGGAGAATTGGGCGGTTAACTCGTCCATGGTGCGGGTTTCGGGCATGGCGGTCATCCATTCCGAATTGAGCCATTCGCTTAGGCCGGGTTCGATGTAGAGGGGTAAGTTAATCACCTGGGCGATTTCGTGGGCGGTTTGGATGGCGCGGAAGAAGGGTGAAACGAGAATGCGATCGATGGGTTCTGATCGCAGTCGTTGGGCGAGTTCTTGGGCTTGGACGATGCCATCGCCGGAAAGGTGTGGGTCGTAGCGGCGTTCAGCGGTGAGAAACCAGTCCGGATTGACGAAATCAATCCGATTTCCGTGACGGGCAATCCAAACAGTTTGGGGCATGGGTTGAGGGTGCGATCGCGTTTTCGTCCTTACTGTATCGAACTTTTCCCATGGATGCCCTGGAGTGCGAGCGTCCCGCTCGCTACTTTAACCCTAGATTAGCTCGCTACTTTAACCCTAGATTAGCTCGCTGTCGTGCTGTGATGATCCTGCCTCACGATGCGACGAAATCATGGCGGGGCTTGAAGGTTTCAATCTCGCGGATCTGGGCGTAGAGGGCTTCCTCTTCCGGGGAGACGTTGGGGGGAATCAGGATTTGGATTTCGACGATTTGATCGCCCCGTTTGTCGCTGTCTTCGAGGGGGAAACCTTTATTGGCCAGGCGCAATTTTTGACCCGATCGCACCCCCTTTGGCACATTCATTTTCACCAACCCATCGAGGGTCGGTACTTCCACCAATCCCCCTAAAATTGCCTCACTGGGCGTTACGGGTACGGTACAGAGCACATCGCGATCGCGCAGGGAAAAGCGATCGTGGGGATCGACGGTGATTTTGAGATATAAATTGCCGCCGTTGATGCCCTGGTTGCGGAGGCGGATTTTTTGGCCGTCAATCATTCCGGCGGGCATATCCACCTCCAGCGATCGCCCATCATCGAGGCGAATCCGTTCCCGCCCCCCGGTAAACGCCTTTTCTAAGGGAATGGAGAGATTTGCCTCCACATCGCGGGGACGTTGGCGGGGTTCGGGGCGGGGTTCCGGACGAGGTTCCGGGCGGCGGGTTTGGGTACGAGGTGCGCTGGTGGGGGGGCGTTCCGGGCGGGGTTGCCCGGCGGGGCGTTCGGTTTTGGTGCGTCGCTGGCGGTAGGCTTCGGGGGTATTTGCATCCATGCGAGCGCTGCTGGTGTTGCGCTCTTGGGTGAGGAGGTCTTCAACAAAGCGGTTAAAATCCGTGTAGGCGTTGGGGTCTTGGCCATTACTTGCGCCCCGGCTGGGTTTGCGCTTCGTGCCGGTTTGGACAAAACGGGTGAACTGGTCGTATTGCGATCGCCGTCCCCCATCGGACAGCACCTCGTAGGCTTCGTTAATGTCCTTAAACTTATCCTCGGCGACCTTATCCCCTGGATTCATATCCGGGTGATAACGCCGCGCCAACCGCCGAAATGCCCGCTTAATGTCCTCCGGTGTCGCCTGGGTTTCAATTTCCAGAATCTCGTAGTAGTTGCGAAAGTTCTGCATTTTTGTCATTCAATTCCTCTCTCCGCGTGGTGTGCCCCCGACTTAGAACCAGTCATCATCATCATCCCAATCATCGTAGCTGGGCCGAGACCGAGCGCGATCGCTCGGTGGGCGGCTATTGCTGGGGCGGTTCCAGTCGCGCCCGTCGGTGCTGCGTCGATCCGGCGGGCGACGGGAGCCACGGGGATCATCGTAGGGTGGTGGGGCCGAACGCGGCGGCGGTGGAGCGGGGGCATCGTAGGGCGATCGCGCTCCCCGACGCGGCGGCGGCGCACCGTAGGGATCATCAAAATCGTAGGGATTCGTATCGTAGGGATTATTCGGCGCACCGTAGGGCGGCGCGTAGGGAGCCGGGCGATAGGGATCGCGATAGGGATCGCGGGCTTTCTTATCGCCGGAAAACGTGCGCTTCACCGAGCCAAAAAAACCATCATCCTCTTCATCTTCGTACTGCATCCGCACTTCCCGATTCAACTCATAGAGCGCGTCTTGAAGATCGGCATAGGTGCGATCGATCGCCCGTTCATCATCCTTCGCTAACGCCGCTTCAAGATCCTGAATCAAGGCATCAATCTGACGGCGATAATAACTCGCGAACTGCGTGCCGAAATCGAGGACAATTTCCCGCAAACGGCGTTGAGATTGATCCACCAAGGCCTTAGCCCGGTTGCGTTTTTCCACCCGTTCGCGGCGTTCCCGGTCTTGCTGGGCAAACTGTTCGGCCTCTTGCAACATCCGATCCACTTCCCCTTGATTCAGGGTAGAGGCTTCCTGCACCACAATACTTTGCTCGCGGCCCGTGGTTTTATCCATGGCCGTCACCTGCAAAATTCCGTTGGCATCAATATCAAACGCCACCTGAATTTGCGGCACACCACGCGGCGCGGGAGGAATCCCCGCCAGCTTAAACCGACCGAGGGATTTATTATCCTGGGACATTTCCCGCTCCCCTTGGAGGATGTGGACTTCTACCACGGTTTGATTGTTTTCCCCCGTGGAGAAAATTTCCGATCGCCGCACCGGAATCGTTGTATTGCGCGGGATTAACTTTTTCATCGCGCCACTAATGCTTTCCAAACCCAAGGACAGGGGTGTGACATCAAGCAGCAGCACATCTTTCACCACGCCGGAGAGAATCCCCGCCTGCACCGCTGCCCCCACGGCTACCACTTCATCGGGGTTGACGTTTTGGTTGGGTTCGCGATCGATCAACATCCGCACCAGGTCTTGCACCATCGGCATCCGCGTCGAACCGCCCACTAAAACGATTTCGTCAATTTGGCGCGGACTCAGGCCCGCATCTTTAATCGCCCGTTTAATCGGTCGCCGAATCCGGCTGAGGAGATCGCCGCAGAGTTCTTCAAAGTCGGCGCGATTCAGAGTCGTTTCGATATGTTTCGGGCCGTCATCGGTGGCGGTGATGAAGGGGAGGTTAATTTCGGTGCTGGCCACGCCGGAGAGTTCGATTTTGGCTTTTTCAGCGGCTTCGGTGAGGCGTTGGAAGGCTTGGCGATCGCTCTTGCGCAGATCAATCCCCTCCTGCTCTAAAAACCGTTCAGCCAACCAATCCACAATCCGCCGATCAAAATCATTCCCCCCCAGTTGCGTATCGCCACTGGTGGCCCGCACCTCAAACACCCCATCCCCCACTTCAAGGATCGACACATCAAAGGTGCCGCCCCCCAAGTCAAACACCATAATCGTCTGATTATCCTGACGATCTAACCCATAGGCCAACGATGCCGCCGTGGGTTCATTAATAATCCGCAGCACATCGAGGCCGGCAATTTTGCCCGCGTCGCGGGTGGCTTGGCGTTGGGAATCGTTAAAGTAAGCCGGTACAGTGATCACCGCTCCGGTCACGGGTTCACCTAAATACCGCTCGGCATCTTCGACGAGTTTGCGCAAAATCTTCGCCGACAATTCTTCCGCCGCAAAATCCTGCCGCAGCCGGGGGCAGGGAATCCGCACATTGCCATTCTCATCGCGGCGCACGGTGTAGGCGACGCGGCGGGATTCGGTGGTGAGTTCGCCGTAGGTGCGCCCGATGAAACGTTTGAGGGCATAGAATGTGTTTTTCGGATTGAGAACCGCTTGCCGCCGGGCCATCTGCCCGACCACAAGTTCCCCGTCCTTATTAAATCCGACAACAGACGGGGTGGTACGCATCCCTTCCGCGTTGGCAATAACCAGCGGTTTACCGCCTTCCATCACTGCAACGACGGAGTTTGTGGTTCCCAAATCGATGCCGACTACTCTTCCCATGCGTTGTTTCTGAACAAATGTTAAGCCATTATGGTCTATTGTATCTTGCTACAGCTTGGGTGCTGCGTCTAGAGAGTAGGGCTGATTTGTCTGGATCAAGTCTCTCCCATGGGGCCACGGGTGGCGCAAGATTGGGATATGACAGAGGGAGTGTAAGCGATCGCTGCACTCTTGATCTCTTCTCCACCCTGAAACCATGACCAGAAAACTACATCTTGCGATTTCCACAACCAAGATTGAAGCAACCATCGAAGACTATTCCCAACGACTCGGCCAACGTCCCTGCGCTGCGATTCCGGGTGAATATGCCCTGTGGCGCACAGAGACACTGAATCTTTCTGTGCGTCAAGATGCCTCCTGTGCGCCGGGTTCGTTGCGTCATTTAGGCTGGGAAGACTCAACGGTTGACGAGTTTTCCAGTGATGTGGATGTGAATGGCATCGTTTGGGAACGATTCAGCGCCGCACAGCAGGCTGACGAAATTCATGCCCTTTGGCCAGAGGCAACCAACCCTTTCAACGCAAACATTTAAACAACTGAGCAGATGCATACTCCTGTAACGTCCTAGCCGTAGAAAGATGGCGGTGCCTGGGGTCAATGATGAGAGGAGGGCGCTTCTTCATTCCAGCAATTCTCATTTTAAAAATAATTCTTGCTGAAGCGCCTATTTTTAGGCCCTTTTAGCGATTGAAACCCGCATTCTGTCGTTCAGACTATCGGGATGGAAAGCCTCAGAAAGCCATGATTTCAGGACAAATGTTCTCAAATGAGAATTGCTGTTGCTGCGGTCTACCCCTTTCCGAATTCCCACAAAACCTCGTACAATCGTAAAGCACAACTTTTTAGACAAAAGTAATCCAGCTCCCATGATCAAAATTCGCCTCAAACGGTACGGTAAAAAGCGTGAAGTCAGCTATCGGATCGTGGCTATGGACAGCCGCACCCGTCGTGATGGTCGTCCCCTCGAAGAATTAGGCTTCTACAATCCTCGCACCGACGAAACCCGCCTTGATGTTCCGGCCATTGTCACCCGCCTCAAGCAAGGAGCACAACCGACGGAAACCGTGCGGGATTTGTTGACCAAAGCTCAAGTGTTTGAACAACTCAAAAATGCCTAATGTCTGAGTCGATCAATCTCGAACGCTCGTATCCCGACTATGGTGAGTTGGTGCGGTTTTTGATTGAACCCTTGCTCGATACCCCCGATGCGCTGCGGATTAATTGTGAATATGTTCGTGGGAATTTGGGTGTTTTGGTGCGCGTTGCCTTTGAAGAGGCGGATCATGGGCGGGTATTCGGACGCGGGGGACGCAACATCGAAGCCATCCGTACCGTCCTAGCGGCCACTGCTCAAAATGCGGGACAAACGGCTCGTCTCGAAGTTTTCGGGAAGCCACCGGAACCCGTCAGCCAGACGGATTCGCGTCCGGCGGGGCGATCGCGCCAACGCAGTAGCAACCGCTCAACGCCCAAGCCGTCCCTGCCACGTCCGTCTCGCCCTCGCCGTAATGGATAAGTTGATCCCGTGATCACGGAAACGATCGAGTTCCCTAACCCTGAGACGGCGATCGCCTTCGCGGGCATTGGTGAAGCCCATTTAAAATTGCTCTCGCGCCAGACGGGTGTAACCGCTGTGTTGCGGGGGCAAGCCTTGATGATGACGGGACAACCGAAAGCCGTGGAACGGTGTCGGCAGGTGGTGCGATCGCTGCAACCCCTCTGGGACGAAGGGCAAACCATCGGCGAGCCGGATATTTTAACCGCTTTTCATGCCGTCGATACCCAGCGCAGCGATGACTACCGCGACCTGCAAAAAAACATCCTCGCCGTCACCCGTCGCGGCGAATCGATCCGCGCCAAAACCTTCCGCCAACGCCAATACATCAACGCCATCCAATCCCACAGCGTCACCTTTTGCATCGGCCCTGCCGGAACCGGAAAAACCTTCCTGGCGGCAGTGCTGGCGGTGAAAGCCTTACTCAATGATGATTGTGAGCGGATCTTGCTCACCCGTCCCGCCGTGGAAGCCGGGGAAAAACTGGGCTTTTTACCGGGGGACTTGCAGCAAAAAGTTGATCCGTTTTTGCGCCCTCTCTACGATGCCCTCTACGAATTTATCGACCCGGAAAAAATCCCCGACTTGATGGAGCGGGGCAAAATCGAAGTGGCTCCCCTGGCCTATATGCGGGGACGCACCTTAAAAAATGCCTTTGTGATTGTGGATGAAGCCCAAAACACCACGCCAGCCCAGTTAAAAATGGTGTTGACGCGCTTAGGCTACGGGTCGCGAATGGTGGTCACGGGCGATATTACCCAAACCGATTTAGCCAATCAGCAGGATTCGGGTTTGGTGGTGGCGCAACGGATTTTAAAAGCGGTGGAGGGGATCGCATTTTGCCAACTTTCGGCGGCGGATGTGGTGCGCCATCCTTTGGTGCAGCGGATTGTGGCAGCCTACGAACAGTACGAAAAACGGTGATATCGCAGTGGTCACGTCAGTTAGGACATCTAAGATTTGTTAATCACAAGAGACTGCTGAGGGCTGAGCGGAGTCGTTCGCGTAGCGTCTCCGCAGGAGATAGCCCGGCCGGCCGCTTACCCTTCGACTCCGCTCAGGGTGCGCTGGTTGAATGTCCTAACTGTTCCGACTACTGCCATAAAACATCGATTGCGCTATTGGATCGCCATGCCTCACGATCGCTGATCCAGTTGGGTTTGGGCAAAGTCGCGCACTTGGGGGTCGTTGTCGTTGGCGGCGCGATCGCTGACAAACTCCCAGGTTTGGGGCAGGTCGTGATAATGCTCGATCATTGCTTTTAAGGCAGAGAAGCGGGGATTCACCTCATCGGGATGTTGGCGACGAAAGCGATCGGCAAAGGCGCATTTGGAAAGAATTTCATAGACGTTAAAATCCGTCGTCCAATTTTGGGCAAGTTCTTGCACCGCCAGCGATCGCACCATAGGATTCTGGGCATATTGGCTATAGGTTTTAAACCAGTTCAACACGCCGAGATCCTGCGTCCCGTAATGGGCTAATGCCCGAATCGCAATCGAGAGGACACCGGGATCGGCTTCTTGCTGAATGAACGTTTGGAGGGTTTCGAGCAAGTCTGAGCGGGTGCTGAGGTGGGGGAGGTGGGCTTGGAGGGTGAGGGCGCGATCGCGGGGGTCAGCGATCGCGCCAATTTCCGTTACAGTCAGGGGGGATAAATCAGGCATAGGACAGCAATGTTCAGGATGCACACCCAATTTTAGCGGCGAATCCTGCCAAACCTGACCAATATTCTGATCATGCGTCCCGAAACGGACTCGATCCTAAGCATTGAGGGCCTGAAGATGGGCCACGATCGCCCGCAAACCGAGGCGATAGCTCATCGCCCCAAAGCCGCTAATCTGCCCAAGCACCACCGGCGCGAGATAGGAATGGTGGCGAAAGGGTTCGCGCTGGTAAATATTACTGAGATGGACTTCCACCGTGGGAATCTGCACCCCGGCGATCGCATCACGGATCGCAACACTCGTATGCGTATAAGCTCCGGCATTAATAATCACGCCATCGATATCCCCCCAAGCATCATGAATCCGATCCACCAAGACCCCTTCATGATTGGATTGCAGGCAATCCACCGTTGCCCCCAACTCCGCCGCATCCGTGGCTAGGGCGGCGTTAATTTCGTCGAGGGTGACTGTACCATAAACTCCTGGCTCACGACGGCCCAATAGATTGAGATTGGGACCGTGCAAAACCAGGAGTTTAAACGGAGTATTCGGGTGGTGTGCCATGACTATTGCCTCAAAGAGGAACTCAGTTTGCACTGAGCACTCGAAGGACTAGCGTACATGGCGGCGTGGATTGTCCACAGGAATCGGAATGAGCTCAGGTTCGGGTTCCGGTTCCGGGCCAAAGAGAGCATCCACAATCCGGCGTGCCCAATCTTTGAGTTGTTCCAATACCTTGTCTAGATAGTCCATTGAACAAAGTGCTCCTGCAAGACCTAACTTAATTTTAACGGTAGTTTTCGGGCTTGATCGCGAGTTTTCTAAATTTGCTTTCAATTATTCCTTACATTGTAACGATTTTTAAAGTTTTTTGATCATCTTCTTAATAAAAAATGCAGGTTTTAGGGCAAAAATGCGCCGCCTCTGCGATCGTCCCCGGCCCCGGCAAACTCGCCACTGGGGAGGCGTTCCACCCCATGCACCCCCCCAAAAAACATATTTTGGGCTTGCCAATGCAGTTGATGATCGGTGTAGCGATCGCTCAACTCCAGCCCTTCGCCTAAGCCCGGTTCGAGGTTCAATGTGCCGCTTTCCCAATGCAAACGCGGGCGAGCAATGGCGGTCCTGAGATCATCCCCAAAGTCCACCAAATTCGTCACGATCTGCGTGAGTACCGTGCGAATCCGGTTCGACCCCCCGGAACCAAAAACCTGGGTGGGCTGACCATCGGTGAGGATCATCGTTGGGGCCATCATCGAAGACATGCGGCGATCGCTTGCCCAAGCATGGAACCCCTGGGGGTTGAGATCCGCTTCGCCGAGCATATTGTTGACCATAATCCCCGTCCCCGGAATCATGTAGCCGGAGCCTTCGCCGTTGGAGGTAGTGGCGCTGGCAGCGTTGCCCCATTCATCCATGACGCTGATGTGGGTGGTGCTGCCCCAGCGGTTTAACCCGGCGGCGAGGGCGGCTTGATAGGGGGCGAAGTGATCCGCGCCCAGGAACTCAGCGGCGATGGTGGGGTCATGGATGCGATCGTCGTAGCCATCGGTGCGGGCTTGGTTGGTGAGTTGCATGGCGCGAATCAGGGCGCGGAGATGGGTTTCGCTGCCCCAGGGCAGGGTGTCTAAGCCTGCGGTGGCCAGGAGTTGGAGGGTAAAGGCCATTAACGCGCCGCCGGAACTGGGGGGCGGGTTGGTGAGAAGGGTTTGACCGCGATAGTTAATGCGTAAGGGTTGCCGTTTGATCACTTGGTAATGGGCGAGGTCGGCATGGGTGAGATAACCGCCGTGGGTTTGACAGTCGGCCACCAGTTGATCGGCGATCGCCCCCCGATAAAACAGATCAATCCCCTCACTCACGATCGCTGCTAAGGTGTGGGCAAACTCTCGATGCACAAGCTGTTCACCGTAGCGCACGAGGCGACCCGTAGGCGCATAGATGCGGCGGGATTCGGCCCGTTCGAGTAAAATCGGCGCGAGGACGGTATTGATGCAAAATTCTTGAAAATCACTGAGGGGTACACCATCACGGGCGTAGGCGATCGCCGGTTCAGCCACCACCCCAAAGGGCAACCGCCCCAACTCCTGTTGCACCGTCCACACCCCCGCTAAATTTCCCGGTGTGGCCATCGCCCCTAGGCCCACATGAAACGACTGCACCGCATCGCCAAAATTCACATCAACGGGGTAAAAATCCAAGTCCGCCACGGGTCGTTTTTCGCGGGGGGTTTGGGTGAAAAAGTCGTAGAGGATGGGGGGGCGATCGCCACAATGAGCCAACAAAAACCCGCCCCCCGCCGCTGAAGTGAGGGTGGGTTCTGTGACAAAGGAGGCGAGCATGGCCGCTGCGATCGCATCAAATGCATTCCCCCCCGCCTCAAACACCGTCATCGCCGCCGCTGCGGTCTGTGGATGTCCGGCTGCTACTCCGCCCCGTGTTTTTCCCATATCACTCTACAGATTGATCCTGTCAACGAAACCGCTTTTGATTGTGCCATAGGTCGCCTCCGCTAAAATACAGGCAGGATTGAGAAACCTCTCACCCCAACCCTCTCGCGCAGGCTTCTGCCTATACACCAATCGATCGCACAAGTGAACACCCTAGCTTGATCCCCCCTAACCCCCCTTAGTAAGGGGGGAAACTCGAAAAAAAGTCCCCTTAGTAAGGGGGGAAACTCAAAAAAAAGTCCCCCTTAGTAAGGGGGGAAACTCGAAAAAAAGTCCCCTTAGTAAGGGGGAAACTCGAAAAAAAGTCCCCTTAGTAAGGGGGGGAACTCAAAAAAAAGTCCCCTTAGTAAGGGGGAAACTCAAAAAAAAGTCCCCTTAGTAAGGGGGGAAACTCGAAAAAAAGTCCCCTTAGTAAGGGGGGGAACTCAAAAAAAAGTCCCCTTAGTAAGGGGGGAAACTCGAAAAAAAGTCCCCTTAGTAAGGGGGGAACTCAAAAAAAAGTCCCCCTTAGTAAGGGGGATTTAGGGGGATCAAGCCCAGGCTAAGTCAACAAGTGAAGATTATGTATCAGCAGAAGCTCCCACGGGAGAAGGGTTGGGTATGAGGGCATTCTGCCCCGTCGTATCATCTTTTCCTATGTCTACCCCCGATCCCGAACTCCGCGAAAAAATTCGCCGTCAATTCGACCATTGCCCCTATCCCAGCACGCCTATCGATCACACCTACGCGAATAATCCGGATTTTCTGTATATTCATAACCTGATCACGGCGTTTTATCGGCGCGATCGCACCGTGATCGACCCTTCCGGCATGGTGATTTTAGATGCGGGATGCGGTTCCGGCATCAAAGCCCTCGGCCTCGCCCAAGCCAATCCGAGCAGCCAGGTGATCGGTGTTGATCTGTCCCCGGAATCGGTGGAATTTGCCAAAAAGCGAATTCAGTATCATGGTATTGAAAACGTTGAATTTCAAGTGTTAGATCTTGAAGATTTACCCAGTTTGGGCCTTGAATTTGACTACATCAATTGTGATGAAGTGCTGTATCTTCTCGATGATCCGGCGGCGGGTTTGGCTGCCATGAGTCGGGTGTTAAAACCGACGGGCATTCTACGGTTTAACCTCCA
Coding sequences within:
- the pgsA gene encoding CDP-diacylglycerol--glycerol-3-phosphate 3-phosphatidyltransferase, which gives rise to MNLPTWITVSRLAGVPFLLYWLYIPTASHRWWAVGVFLLAAGTDWLDGYLARRLNQVTDLGKFLDPLVDKLLVLAPLLSLVAMGLIPAWGVFLILGRELAIAGWRVNQTQISGANLWGKAKTVVQIIAIALLIAPLPAPWPIIAQLIFWIAVLLTLISGAIYLWPRPSTDPSP
- a CDS encoding histidine phosphatase family protein, which codes for MPQTVWIARHGNRIDFVNPDWFLTAERRYDPHLSGDGIVQAQELAQRLRSEPIDRILVSPFFRAIQTAHEIAQVINLPLYIEPGLSEWLNSEWMTAMPETRTMDELTAQFSEIDPTYPPCLLPTFPETQDQLIERAGEAARRIVARFPTENLLLVGHGASVVGASWGLLSDRPKIHASLCCLVQLERQDSPWQLIHDGSDVSHLTHPQTQVRLV
- a CDS encoding DnaJ C-terminal domain-containing protein, encoding MTKMQNFRNYYEILEIETQATPEDIKRAFRRLARRYHPDMNPGDKVAEDKFKDINEAYEVLSDGGRRSQYDQFTRFVQTGTKRKPSRGASNGQDPNAYTDFNRFVEDLLTQERNTSSARMDANTPEAYRQRRTKTERPAGQPRPERPPTSAPRTQTRRPEPRPEPRPEPRQRPRDVEANLSIPLEKAFTGGRERIRLDDGRSLEVDMPAGMIDGQKIRLRNQGINGGNLYLKITVDPHDRFSLRDRDVLCTVPVTPSEAILGGLVEVPTLDGLVKMNVPKGVRSGQKLRLANKGFPLEDSDKRGDQIVEIQILIPPNVSPEEEALYAQIREIETFKPRHDFVAS
- the dnaK gene encoding molecular chaperone DnaK — protein: MGRVVGIDLGTTNSVVAVMEGGKPLVIANAEGMRTTPSVVGFNKDGELVVGQMARRQAVLNPKNTFYALKRFIGRTYGELTTESRRVAYTVRRDENGNVRIPCPRLRQDFAAEELSAKILRKLVEDAERYLGEPVTGAVITVPAYFNDSQRQATRDAGKIAGLDVLRIINEPTAASLAYGLDRQDNQTIMVFDLGGGTFDVSILEVGDGVFEVRATSGDTQLGGNDFDRRIVDWLAERFLEQEGIDLRKSDRQAFQRLTEAAEKAKIELSGVASTEINLPFITATDDGPKHIETTLNRADFEELCGDLLSRIRRPIKRAIKDAGLSPRQIDEIVLVGGSTRMPMVQDLVRMLIDREPNQNVNPDEVVAVGAAVQAGILSGVVKDVLLLDVTPLSLGLESISGAMKKLIPRNTTIPVRRSEIFSTGENNQTVVEVHILQGEREMSQDNKSLGRFKLAGIPPAPRGVPQIQVAFDIDANGILQVTAMDKTTGREQSIVVQEASTLNQGEVDRMLQEAEQFAQQDRERRERVEKRNRAKALVDQSQRRLREIVLDFGTQFASYYRRQIDALIQDLEAALAKDDERAIDRTYADLQDALYELNREVRMQYEDEEDDGFFGSVKRTFSGDKKARDPYRDPYRPAPYAPPYGAPNNPYDTNPYDFDDPYGAPPPRRGARSPYDAPAPPPPRSAPPPYDDPRGSRRPPDRRSTDGRDWNRPSNSRPPSDRARSRPSYDDWDDDDDWF
- the rpsP gene encoding 30S ribosomal protein S16, coding for MIKIRLKRYGKKREVSYRIVAMDSRTRRDGRPLEELGFYNPRTDETRLDVPAIVTRLKQGAQPTETVRDLLTKAQVFEQLKNA
- a CDS encoding KH domain-containing protein, yielding MSESINLERSYPDYGELVRFLIEPLLDTPDALRINCEYVRGNLGVLVRVAFEEADHGRVFGRGGRNIEAIRTVLAATAQNAGQTARLEVFGKPPEPVSQTDSRPAGRSRQRSSNRSTPKPSLPRPSRPRRNG
- a CDS encoding PhoH family protein; the encoded protein is MITETIEFPNPETAIAFAGIGEAHLKLLSRQTGVTAVLRGQALMMTGQPKAVERCRQVVRSLQPLWDEGQTIGEPDILTAFHAVDTQRSDDYRDLQKNILAVTRRGESIRAKTFRQRQYINAIQSHSVTFCIGPAGTGKTFLAAVLAVKALLNDDCERILLTRPAVEAGEKLGFLPGDLQQKVDPFLRPLYDALYEFIDPEKIPDLMERGKIEVAPLAYMRGRTLKNAFVIVDEAQNTTPAQLKMVLTRLGYGSRMVVTGDITQTDLANQQDSGLVVAQRILKAVEGIAFCQLSAADVVRHPLVQRIVAAYEQYEKR
- the aroQ gene encoding type II 3-dehydroquinate dehydratase; its protein translation is MAHHPNTPFKLLVLHGPNLNLLGRREPGVYGTVTLDEINAALATDAAELGATVDCLQSNHEGVLVDRIHDAWGDIDGVIINAGAYTHTSVAIRDAIAGVQIPTVEVHLSNIYQREPFRHHSYLAPVVLGQISGFGAMSYRLGLRAIVAHLQALNA
- the ggt gene encoding gamma-glutamyltransferase; this encodes MGKTRGGVAAGHPQTAAAAMTVFEAGGNAFDAIAAAMLASFVTEPTLTSAAGGGFLLAHCGDRPPILYDFFTQTPREKRPVADLDFYPVDVNFGDAVQSFHVGLGAMATPGNLAGVWTVQQELGRLPFGVVAEPAIAYARDGVPLSDFQEFCINTVLAPILLERAESRRIYAPTGRLVRYGEQLVHREFAHTLAAIVSEGIDLFYRGAIADQLVADCQTHGGYLTHADLAHYQVIKRQPLRINYRGQTLLTNPPPSSGGALMAFTLQLLATAGLDTLPWGSETHLRALIRAMQLTNQARTDGYDDRIHDPTIAAEFLGADHFAPYQAALAAGLNRWGSTTHISVMDEWGNAASATTSNGEGSGYMIPGTGIMVNNMLGEADLNPQGFHAWASDRRMSSMMAPTMILTDGQPTQVFGSGGSNRIRTVLTQIVTNLVDFGDDLRTAIARPRLHWESGTLNLEPGLGEGLELSDRYTDHQLHWQAQNMFFGGVHGVERLPSGEFAGAGDDRRGGAFLP